Proteins encoded together in one Pseudomonas sp. Seg1 window:
- a CDS encoding phage infection protein, whose translation MKRQTLLSIAFSVFAVNAFAATPAHTLIAEGGSDRLLERRVAEGGSDRLLERRVAEGGSDRLLERRVAEGGSDRLLERRVAEGGSDRLIERRVAEGGSDRLLERRVAEGGSDRLLERRVAEGGSDRLIERRVAEGGSDRLIERRVA comes from the coding sequence ATGAAACGCCAAACCTTACTCAGCATCGCTTTCTCGGTTTTCGCAGTTAACGCTTTTGCCGCAACACCGGCTCACACCTTGATCGCTGAAGGCGGTTCGGATCGTCTGCTCGAACGCCGCGTTGCCGAAGGTGGTTCGGATCGTCTGCTCGAACGTCGCGTTGCTGAAGGTGGTTCGGATCGTCTGCTCGAACGCCGCGTTGCTGAAGGTGGCTCGGATCGACTGCTCGAACGCCGCGTTGCCGAAGGTGGTTCGGATCGACTGATCGAACGTCGCGTTGCTGAAGGTGGTTCGGATCGTCTGCTCGAACGCCGCGTTGCCGAAGGTGGCTCGGATCGTCTGCTCGAACGCCGCGTTGCTGAAGGTGGCTCGGATCGACTGATCGAACGTCGCGTTGCTGAAGGTGGCTCGGATCGTCTGATCGAACGTCGCGTTGCATGA
- a CDS encoding polyamine ABC transporter substrate-binding protein, with protein sequence MRIQPLSLAIVLAAGSATAYADETVNISNWNSYIAPDTLANFTQTSGIKTTYDIHDSNEVLESKLMTGNTGYDVVSPSNHFLSRLIKAGAIQKLDKSQLPNWKNLDPLLMQKLEVNDPGNQYGYPYMWGTAGIGYNVEKIKAIFGNTDVTRSWKMLFDEENIKKLSQCGVAFIDNPTQVLPITLNYLGLPPHSHEPADYKKAEQALLKIRPYIQYFHASKYISDLANGNVCAVIGFNGDIVQAAASAKEAKNGIDIAYSIPDEGTTLWFDMLVMPKSAPHAKNGYAYMNYLLEPKVIANISNSIHYANPNAAANEFLNPDVKEDAAIYPPKSVMEKLFTVEELPAAIARLTTRLWTKLKTNT encoded by the coding sequence ATGCGCATCCAGCCACTTTCCCTGGCGATCGTACTCGCTGCCGGTTCGGCGACCGCTTACGCCGATGAAACGGTCAACATTTCCAACTGGAACAGTTACATCGCACCAGACACCTTGGCCAACTTCACCCAGACCAGCGGTATCAAGACCACTTACGACATTCATGACAGTAACGAAGTGCTCGAATCGAAGTTGATGACCGGCAATACCGGTTATGACGTCGTCAGCCCGTCGAACCACTTTCTGTCGCGGCTGATCAAGGCCGGGGCGATTCAGAAGCTGGACAAGTCGCAACTGCCGAACTGGAAAAACCTCGATCCGCTGTTGATGCAGAAACTTGAAGTCAACGACCCCGGCAACCAGTACGGCTATCCCTACATGTGGGGCACCGCCGGCATCGGTTACAACGTCGAGAAGATCAAGGCAATCTTCGGCAATACCGATGTCACGCGCTCGTGGAAGATGCTGTTCGACGAGGAGAACATCAAGAAGCTCAGCCAGTGCGGCGTGGCGTTCATTGATAACCCGACTCAGGTCTTGCCGATTACCCTCAACTATCTGGGCCTGCCGCCGCACAGCCACGAACCGGCGGATTACAAGAAAGCCGAGCAGGCCTTGTTGAAAATTCGCCCGTACATCCAATACTTTCACGCTTCGAAATACATCAGTGATCTGGCCAACGGCAACGTATGCGCGGTGATCGGCTTCAACGGCGATATCGTTCAGGCGGCGGCCAGTGCCAAGGAAGCGAAGAATGGTATCGATATCGCTTACTCGATCCCGGACGAAGGCACGACCTTGTGGTTCGACATGCTGGTCATGCCGAAAAGCGCGCCCCATGCAAAGAACGGCTACGCCTACATGAACTACCTGCTTGAACCCAAGGTGATCGCCAACATCAGTAACAGCATTCACTACGCCAACCCCAATGCGGCGGCCAATGAGTTTCTGAACCCGGATGTGAAAGAGGATGCAGCGATTTATCCGCCGAAAAGCGTGATGGAAAAGTTGTTCACCGTAGAAGAGTTGCCGGCGGCGATTGCACGACTGACCACGCGGTTGTGGACCAAACTCAAAACCAACACTTGA
- a CDS encoding FAD-binding oxidoreductase → MENVCGWIAQAGSSPERGRLSGVQKADWVVIGAGITGLSAAHTLAEMHPQARIVVVDRQRAAQGASARNSGFVVAHEHPAHSELIGAQGFAGFEVDTMISRAASEEVRQRIARHAIDCNFRDSGYYFAVSDRAKLDHVDAKLATLRALGARAEFLQGTALAQKLGTRHYQAAIWCGQGNALLQPAQYVKGLLNALPGSITVYENTDITGIERLSQGRLRASAADGSIEAKQILVCLNAFIPRVGIADSGTFPMELSASLTRPLTDQEFQAIGAVEPWGVLSTRPLGATVRLTPDRRVMIRNTAEYRTRDLSNSELALRRQHHVRGLQRRFPFLGEQDIQYTWTGHLSASRSGQAFFDRVEEGVFAVAGCNGSGVARGTLWGRLLAELASGVDSPLLQSVMDRAEPGWLPPRPFFDIGAMVRMRVEAVRARTEI, encoded by the coding sequence ATGGAAAACGTATGTGGCTGGATCGCGCAGGCTGGCAGCTCGCCGGAACGCGGTCGTCTGAGTGGCGTGCAAAAAGCCGACTGGGTGGTGATCGGCGCCGGGATCACCGGACTCAGTGCCGCACACACCCTTGCTGAAATGCACCCTCAGGCGCGCATTGTGGTGGTTGATCGACAACGCGCAGCGCAAGGGGCTTCGGCGCGCAATTCAGGTTTTGTTGTGGCCCATGAACATCCGGCGCACAGCGAGTTGATAGGTGCGCAGGGCTTTGCCGGGTTTGAAGTCGACACAATGATTTCCCGTGCCGCCAGCGAAGAAGTACGCCAGCGCATCGCTCGCCATGCCATCGACTGTAACTTTCGCGACAGCGGCTATTACTTCGCCGTCAGCGACCGGGCCAAGCTCGATCACGTTGACGCCAAACTGGCGACGCTACGCGCCCTCGGCGCCCGTGCCGAGTTTTTGCAAGGCACGGCCCTTGCGCAGAAACTCGGCACCCGCCATTACCAAGCGGCGATCTGGTGCGGCCAAGGCAACGCGCTGCTGCAACCGGCCCAATACGTGAAAGGCTTGCTCAACGCATTGCCGGGCTCTATCACCGTTTACGAGAACACTGACATCACCGGTATCGAGCGCCTGAGCCAGGGACGGCTGAGAGCGAGTGCGGCGGATGGCAGTATCGAAGCCAAGCAGATTCTGGTGTGCCTGAACGCGTTCATTCCTCGGGTCGGGATTGCCGACAGCGGCACGTTCCCGATGGAACTCAGCGCCAGCCTCACGCGACCGCTAACGGATCAGGAGTTTCAGGCCATCGGCGCGGTGGAGCCCTGGGGCGTGTTGTCGACCCGGCCGCTCGGCGCCACGGTGCGGTTGACCCCGGACCGTCGGGTGATGATCCGCAACACCGCCGAATATCGCACGCGTGACCTGTCCAACAGCGAACTGGCGCTACGTCGGCAACACCATGTTCGTGGCTTGCAGCGGCGTTTTCCGTTCCTCGGCGAGCAAGACATTCAATACACCTGGACCGGCCATTTAAGCGCAAGCCGCAGCGGTCAGGCGTTTTTCGACCGGGTCGAGGAGGGCGTGTTTGCCGTGGCCGGCTGCAATGGTTCGGGCGTGGCGCGCGGGACTTTGTGGGGACGGTTGCTGGCCGAACTGGCCTCGGGCGTTGATTCGCCGCTGTTGCAATCGGTGATGGACAGGGCCGAACCCGGCTGGCTGCCACCGCGGCCATTCTTCGACATCGGTGCCATGGTTCGCATGCGCGTGGAGGCGGTCAGGGCCAGAACAGAGATCTGA
- a CDS encoding cytochrome c family protein — translation MKNTASLSLALILTAGLLSTTAHAAGDPEAGAKIFPRLCGGCHQVGESARPGFGPQLNGIIGRPAGTSANYVYSDAMKNSGVTWDHETLKAYLKDPKGVVPGTRMIFWGLSDEEKLENLLAYLQTFP, via the coding sequence ATGAAAAACACCGCTTCACTGTCCCTCGCCTTGATCCTCACTGCTGGCCTGCTCAGCACCACCGCCCATGCAGCGGGCGATCCCGAAGCCGGCGCGAAAATCTTCCCGCGCCTGTGCGGCGGTTGCCATCAAGTGGGCGAATCCGCCCGCCCTGGATTCGGCCCGCAACTCAACGGCATCATCGGCCGGCCCGCCGGGACCTCGGCGAACTACGTGTATTCCGATGCGATGAAAAATTCCGGCGTGACCTGGGATCACGAAACATTGAAGGCCTACCTGAAAGATCCGAAAGGCGTGGTGCCCGGGACGCGGATGATTTTCTGGGGGCTGAGTGACGAAGAAAAACTCGAAAACCTGCTGGCATATCTCCAGACTTTCCCTTAA
- a CDS encoding PLP-dependent aminotransferase family protein, whose product MPRSRYKTLVDTFAADIRSGRLVPGTRLPTHRQLAVSEGLALVTASRVYAELEAMGLVSGETGRGTFVRETSLAPGQGIGQKDVAVGMIDLNFNYPSLPGQADLLRTALRQLALSGDLESLLRYQPHAGRQHERASVARHLLARGVNVEAEQVLIVNGAQQGLAVTLMALLKPGDVIAADALTYSGFKVLAEALHLEVVAIAVNDHGPDLAALEKLCQTRPVRAVYSMPTLHNPLGWVMPLEQREQLVAIARRHDLTIIEDAAYAFLVENPPRTLIDMAPERTVYVSGLSKNIATGLRVGFIAAPAPRVPALERIIRATTWNTPGVMTAIACGWLDDGTVTLLEEQKRHDAKARQALAAELLQGLTCIGHPFSYFLWLPLPEDVRADQIVVELMHEQISVTTAEPFSVAPHVPHAIRLALGSVDMAVLRQALITVRKVIAAYL is encoded by the coding sequence ATGCCGCGCTCGCGCTACAAGACTCTCGTTGACACGTTCGCGGCTGACATTCGCTCGGGGCGCCTGGTGCCCGGTACGCGATTGCCGACCCACCGGCAGCTGGCCGTCAGCGAGGGGCTGGCGCTGGTCACGGCTTCGCGGGTCTACGCTGAACTGGAGGCGATGGGCCTGGTCAGCGGCGAAACCGGGCGCGGCACCTTCGTGCGGGAAACCTCGCTGGCGCCGGGGCAGGGTATCGGTCAGAAGGACGTGGCGGTGGGCATGATCGACCTCAACTTCAACTACCCGTCATTGCCGGGGCAGGCGGATTTGTTGCGCACGGCGTTGCGGCAATTGGCGTTGTCCGGGGATCTGGAGTCGCTGCTGCGTTATCAGCCGCACGCCGGTCGCCAGCATGAACGAGCCTCGGTCGCGCGACATCTGTTGGCCCGTGGCGTAAACGTCGAGGCCGAGCAAGTGCTGATCGTCAACGGCGCCCAGCAAGGGCTGGCGGTGACATTGATGGCGTTGCTCAAACCGGGTGATGTGATTGCGGCGGATGCGCTGACGTATTCCGGGTTCAAGGTCTTGGCCGAGGCACTGCATCTGGAGGTGGTGGCCATTGCGGTCAACGACCACGGGCCGGATCTGGCGGCGCTGGAAAAGCTTTGCCAAACCCGCCCGGTGCGCGCCGTGTACAGCATGCCGACGCTGCACAATCCGCTGGGTTGGGTGATGCCTTTAGAGCAGCGCGAGCAACTGGTAGCGATTGCCCGTCGGCATGATCTGACGATCATCGAAGATGCGGCCTACGCCTTTCTGGTGGAAAACCCACCGCGAACGCTGATCGACATGGCGCCGGAGCGAACGGTGTATGTCTCAGGTCTTTCCAAGAACATCGCCACCGGCCTGCGCGTCGGTTTCATCGCAGCGCCCGCACCCAGAGTACCGGCACTGGAGCGCATCATTCGCGCCACCACCTGGAACACGCCGGGCGTGATGACGGCGATTGCTTGCGGCTGGCTTGATGACGGCACCGTCACGCTGCTTGAAGAGCAGAAACGTCACGATGCCAAAGCTCGCCAGGCGTTGGCCGCCGAGTTGTTGCAAGGGCTGACGTGCATCGGCCATCCGTTCTCGTATTTCCTGTGGCTACCGCTGCCGGAAGACGTGCGCGCCGATCAGATCGTCGTGGAACTGATGCACGAACAGATTTCAGTGACCACCGCCGAACCGTTTTCAGTGGCGCCGCACGTCCCGCATGCGATTCGTCTGGCACTCGGCTCGGTGGACATGGCGGTGTTGCGCCAGGCCTTGATCACCGTCAGAAAGGTCATCGCCGCTTACCTGTAA
- a CDS encoding DMT family transporter, which yields MERTANLDTPALEKTSDWINGFIGVVIFSGSLPATRLAVLEFEPVFLTVLRAAIAGLLAVGLLGLFRERPPARHQWLSLLIVALGVVLGFPLLTALALQHVTSAHSIVFVGLLPLATAIFGVLRGGERPRPVFWFFSLLGSALVVGFALSQGLTASPTGDLLMLAAILVCGLGYAEGAKLSRTLGGWQVICWALVLSLPVMALSSLWLAPASFANISLTAWLCLAYVALFSMLIGFVFWYRGLALGGIAAVGQLQLLQPFFGLALAATLLHEHVSVGMLAVTLGVILCVAGAKKFAK from the coding sequence ATGGAACGGACTGCAAACCTGGACACCCCGGCCCTGGAAAAAACCAGCGACTGGATCAACGGTTTCATTGGCGTGGTGATCTTCAGCGGCTCGCTGCCGGCCACACGTCTGGCGGTGCTGGAATTCGAACCTGTGTTTCTCACCGTGTTGCGCGCGGCGATTGCCGGGCTGTTGGCGGTGGGGTTACTGGGGTTGTTTCGGGAACGACCTCCGGCAAGGCATCAGTGGCTGTCGCTGTTGATTGTCGCACTGGGTGTGGTGCTGGGTTTTCCGTTGCTGACGGCGCTGGCGCTGCAACACGTGACGTCGGCACATTCGATTGTCTTTGTCGGACTGCTGCCGTTGGCGACGGCGATTTTCGGCGTGTTGCGTGGCGGTGAACGTCCGCGACCGGTGTTCTGGTTTTTCTCGCTGCTGGGCAGTGCCTTGGTGGTCGGTTTCGCCCTGTCTCAGGGTCTGACCGCATCGCCCACAGGAGACTTGTTGATGCTCGCGGCGATCCTGGTCTGCGGCCTCGGTTACGCTGAAGGCGCGAAGCTGTCGCGGACCCTCGGTGGCTGGCAGGTGATCTGCTGGGCGCTGGTGCTGTCATTGCCGGTGATGGCGCTATCGAGTCTGTGGCTGGCGCCCGCCTCGTTCGCCAACATCAGCCTGACGGCATGGTTGTGTCTGGCCTACGTGGCGCTGTTCAGCATGCTGATCGGCTTTGTGTTCTGGTATCGCGGACTCGCCCTGGGCGGGATTGCGGCGGTTGGGCAGTTGCAGTTGCTGCAACCGTTTTTCGGCTTGGCACTGGCCGCCACACTGCTGCATGAACACGTCAGCGTCGGCATGCTCGCGGTGACGCTGGGCGTGATTCTGTGCGTGGCCGGGGCGAAGAAATTTGCTAAATAG
- a CDS encoding SulP family inorganic anion transporter codes for MKPIRLRADVLAGLTTSFALLPECIAFALVAHLNPLMGLYGAFIICTLTALFGGRPGMVSGAAGSMAVVIVALVVQHGVQYLLATVLLGGLIMMAFGLLRLGKLVRMVPHPVMLGFVNGLAIIIALAQLEHFKSGEHWLSGTPLYLMTGLVLLTMAIVYILPRLTRAVPPALVAILGVGLLVYLFGLPTRTLGDMAHIAGGLPTFALPNIPWNLQTLSIIAPYAILMALVGLLETLLTLNLTDEITETRGYPDRECVALGAANMVSGAFGGMGGCAMIGQTVINLSSGGRGRLSGVVAGVLILLFILFLSPLIERIPLAALVGVMFVVSQQTFAWASLRVVNKVPLNDVLVIIAVTTITVFTDLATAVLCGIIIAALNFAWQQARELYADEHLEADGSKLYRLHGTLFFASTTPFLNQFDPANDPARVTLDCRHLSFVDYSAIAALKTLRERYEKAGKHLQVFHLSERCKKLLKRAGVDHD; via the coding sequence ATGAAACCGATACGTCTGCGCGCCGATGTCCTGGCCGGACTCACTACCTCGTTTGCCCTGTTGCCCGAATGCATTGCGTTTGCGCTGGTGGCGCACCTCAATCCATTGATGGGCTTGTATGGCGCCTTCATCATTTGTACGCTGACCGCGTTGTTTGGCGGTCGGCCGGGCATGGTGTCCGGCGCGGCGGGTTCAATGGCGGTGGTGATCGTCGCACTGGTGGTGCAGCACGGCGTGCAGTATCTGCTGGCAACCGTGCTGTTGGGCGGGCTGATCATGATGGCCTTCGGGCTGTTGCGGCTGGGCAAACTGGTGCGCATGGTGCCGCACCCGGTGATGCTCGGCTTCGTCAACGGCCTGGCGATCATCATTGCGCTGGCGCAACTGGAACATTTCAAAAGTGGTGAGCACTGGCTCAGCGGCACGCCGCTGTACCTGATGACCGGGCTGGTGCTGCTGACCATGGCCATCGTCTACATCCTGCCGCGTCTGACCCGTGCAGTGCCGCCGGCGCTGGTGGCCATTCTCGGTGTGGGCCTGCTGGTTTATCTGTTCGGCCTGCCGACCCGCACCCTTGGCGACATGGCGCACATCGCCGGTGGCCTGCCGACTTTTGCACTGCCGAACATCCCGTGGAACCTGCAAACCCTGAGCATTATCGCCCCGTACGCGATCCTGATGGCGCTGGTCGGTCTGCTGGAAACCCTGTTGACGCTGAACCTCACCGACGAAATCACCGAAACCCGTGGCTACCCGGATCGCGAGTGTGTGGCGCTGGGCGCGGCGAACATGGTCTCGGGCGCATTCGGCGGCATGGGCGGCTGCGCGATGATCGGCCAGACCGTGATCAACCTCAGCTCCGGCGGGCGCGGGCGTTTGTCTGGCGTGGTGGCGGGCGTGCTGATTCTGTTGTTCATCCTGTTTCTGTCACCGTTGATCGAGCGCATTCCGCTGGCGGCGTTGGTGGGCGTGATGTTCGTGGTGTCGCAGCAGACTTTCGCCTGGGCCTCGTTGCGGGTGGTGAACAAGGTGCCGCTCAACGATGTGCTGGTGATCATCGCCGTGACCACCATCACCGTGTTCACCGATCTGGCCACGGCGGTGCTGTGCGGCATCATCATCGCTGCACTGAATTTCGCCTGGCAGCAGGCGCGCGAGTTGTACGCCGATGAACATCTGGAGGCCGACGGCAGCAAACTCTATCGCCTGCACGGCACGTTGTTCTTTGCCTCGACTACACCGTTCCTCAACCAGTTCGACCCGGCCAATGATCCCGCCAGGGTCACGCTCGATTGCCGGCATTTGAGCTTCGTCGATTACTCGGCGATCGCCGCGCTGAAAACCCTGCGCGAACGCTATGAGAAGGCCGGCAAGCATCTGCAGGTGTTTCATTTGTCGGAGCGCTGCAAGAAACTGCTCAAACGTGCCGGTGTCGATCACGACTGA
- a CDS encoding GNAT family N-acetyltransferase — MTIRALRANATHLDAVAPLFDAYRGFYEQPSNLEQSRAFIAERMAGNESVIFLAEDEHGEGLGFVQLYPTFSSIDAHRTWLLSDLFTAPSARGRGVGRLLMNTARDFALETGAKGLVLETAIDNFTAQGLYESLGYVRDTGYYTYLLDLRQG, encoded by the coding sequence ATGACTATTCGGGCACTGCGGGCGAACGCGACTCATCTGGATGCGGTGGCGCCGTTGTTCGACGCCTACCGGGGGTTCTATGAACAACCGTCGAACCTTGAGCAATCGCGCGCCTTTATCGCCGAGCGTATGGCGGGCAATGAATCAGTGATTTTTCTCGCTGAGGATGAACACGGTGAAGGGCTGGGTTTCGTGCAGTTGTACCCGACGTTTTCGTCCATCGACGCCCACCGCACTTGGTTGCTCAGCGATCTGTTCACCGCGCCTTCCGCCCGTGGTCGTGGCGTCGGCAGGTTATTGATGAACACAGCCCGCGACTTTGCCCTGGAGACGGGCGCCAAGGGACTGGTGCTGGAAACGGCGATCGACAACTTCACCGCCCAGGGTTTGTACGAGTCGCTGGGCTATGTGCGAGACACCGGCTACTACACCTACCTGCTCGATTTGCGCCAAGGCTGA
- a CDS encoding TetR/AcrR family transcriptional regulator gives MSAIRVRNEQLILAAASEEFAAKGFDATQTRDIAARAGVPKANLYYYFQSKENLYSKVLLGFVEPLLEASAVLRESDDPLIGLRAYVAARIRIAREHPAIAKVFSGELLLGGRQLPDECRDLLHAEARRNVECLRSWIDRGLLAPVDPEHLMLFIWSATRTYTNIGWQMGRIMQREVPLDEDYQTAAETITRMVLEGVVVTPRVGEIRGVLFAT, from the coding sequence ATGAGCGCTATTCGAGTCCGCAACGAACAGTTGATCCTTGCCGCTGCCAGTGAAGAGTTTGCCGCCAAGGGCTTCGACGCCACCCAGACCCGCGACATCGCGGCCCGTGCCGGGGTGCCCAAGGCCAATCTGTATTACTACTTCCAGTCCAAGGAAAACCTTTACAGCAAGGTGCTGTTGGGTTTTGTCGAGCCGCTGCTGGAGGCGTCGGCGGTGCTGCGTGAAAGCGACGATCCGCTGATTGGCTTGCGTGCCTATGTCGCTGCGCGGATTCGTATCGCCCGCGAGCACCCGGCGATTGCCAAGGTGTTCAGCGGTGAATTGTTGCTCGGGGGGCGGCAGTTGCCGGATGAGTGCCGCGATCTGTTGCACGCTGAAGCGCGGCGCAATGTCGAGTGCCTGCGCAGCTGGATCGACCGTGGCTTGCTGGCGCCGGTGGATCCTGAACATTTGATGCTGTTCATTTGGTCGGCGACGCGTACCTACACCAATATCGGCTGGCAGATGGGCCGGATCATGCAGCGCGAGGTGCCGCTGGATGAGGACTATCAAACAGCGGCAGAAACGATTACGCGAATGGTGCTGGAGGGTGTGGTGGTGACACCGCGGGTTGGGGAAATTCGTGGGGTTTTGTTTGCCACTTGA
- a CDS encoding lysozyme inhibitor LprI family protein — translation MLVFTLRHALALTTLAFACATHASSFDCASASSKTEKAICADPYLSQLDEQLAERWGSTLAKVPDAKALKTDQRQWLKSRNACGALTACLRRQYVMRLAELEHAVQPFSWDATWQLIPSRTSTAATLTTHRRDAAHITFDIAAGEGANSGDLDGTAELKDGEAHYVEGECALSFTPLNGVLNISQAGSDADCGAGMGVFYAGTYVASEQPLTLDYDMLSLGLARNPEENQILHALLKDDYQKLVEFSGNLHIGDPSTDIPGSQVVEMWMRGLGGTGIMVSTTDQHFWVIMLTYGANGQERMRYYTNAAKWKGRLPDVLQAWYQRTNGNRGIPLDHMP, via the coding sequence ATGCTCGTTTTCACCCTCCGTCATGCCTTGGCGCTGACCACCCTCGCGTTTGCCTGCGCCACCCACGCCAGCAGTTTCGATTGCGCCAGTGCTTCGAGTAAAACCGAAAAAGCCATTTGCGCCGATCCATATCTGTCGCAACTGGATGAGCAACTCGCCGAACGCTGGGGTTCTACTCTGGCCAAGGTTCCCGATGCCAAGGCGCTCAAGACTGATCAACGGCAGTGGCTGAAGAGCCGCAACGCCTGTGGCGCGCTGACTGCCTGTTTGCGCCGTCAGTATGTGATGCGTCTGGCCGAACTGGAGCATGCTGTTCAGCCGTTCAGTTGGGATGCGACCTGGCAACTCATTCCTTCTCGAACATCAACGGCAGCCACGCTGACCACGCATCGCCGCGATGCTGCGCACATTACGTTTGATATCGCGGCGGGAGAGGGGGCCAACTCCGGCGACCTCGACGGCACCGCTGAACTCAAGGACGGCGAAGCACATTACGTAGAAGGCGAGTGCGCGTTGAGCTTCACCCCCCTGAACGGCGTACTGAACATCTCGCAAGCCGGCTCCGATGCCGACTGCGGCGCCGGAATGGGCGTGTTTTACGCCGGCACTTACGTCGCCTCGGAGCAACCACTGACGCTCGATTACGACATGCTCAGCCTTGGTCTGGCGCGCAACCCTGAAGAAAATCAGATCCTGCACGCTTTGCTCAAGGATGATTATCAAAAGCTGGTGGAGTTCTCCGGCAACTTGCATATCGGTGATCCCTCAACCGATATACCGGGCAGTCAGGTCGTGGAAATGTGGATGCGAGGCCTGGGCGGCACCGGCATCATGGTGAGCACAACCGACCAGCATTTTTGGGTCATCATGCTGACCTACGGAGCAAACGGACAGGAGCGAATGCGCTATTACACCAACGCTGCGAAATGGAAAGGACGTCTGCCCGACGTTTTGCAAGCCTGGTACCAACGCACCAACGGCAATCGTGGGATTCCTTTGGACCATATGCCCTGA
- a CDS encoding cysteine hydrolase family protein: MTTALLIIDVQRALCSGEYQCHDIHRVIDTINDLSTRARKAGVPVVLIQHEEKDSPLAHGADGWQLAVGLETSPQDLRVSKTTPDSFYQTDLRKLLPTEDFERLVICGLQTDYCVNATVRQAHQLGYDVVLVADAHSTLDNGNMSAEDIIAEHNKDLAHLTGSVARIDVKPGADIAF; this comes from the coding sequence ATGACCACCGCATTACTGATCATCGACGTCCAGCGCGCCCTGTGCTCGGGCGAATACCAGTGTCACGACATCCACCGTGTGATCGACACCATCAACGACCTCAGCACCCGAGCACGCAAGGCCGGGGTTCCGGTGGTGCTGATTCAGCATGAGGAAAAAGACAGCCCGCTGGCTCATGGTGCCGATGGCTGGCAACTGGCCGTAGGTTTGGAGACATCCCCGCAAGATCTGCGCGTAAGCAAAACCACCCCGGATTCGTTCTACCAGACCGACCTGCGCAAATTGCTGCCGACCGAAGATTTCGAGCGATTGGTGATCTGCGGTCTGCAAACCGATTATTGCGTCAACGCCACCGTGCGTCAGGCCCATCAGTTGGGGTACGACGTGGTGCTCGTCGCGGATGCGCATTCCACCCTCGACAACGGCAACATGAGTGCCGAAGACATCATCGCCGAACACAACAAGGATCTGGCACACCTCACCGGTTCCGTGGCGCGGATCGATGTCAAACCGGGCGCAGACATTGCGTTCTAA